The following are encoded together in the Roseivirga misakiensis genome:
- a CDS encoding TlpA family protein disulfide reductase encodes MHKYTLFTLIFLVNGLHAQRKFAIEGTIKDYYGSSLTLELVNNGFAIGGNDQKVPVTEKNDLDYIKGEFEMDAAGFVGFFHYGTSKYVRYWVSPEGTNGLNIDWENPRVDPTFYGVTKNENTLLQKLDLGREKYQKPKVGYSRTTIKNLRESEMTLLKEAFSLGNLSSEFFNVMKADIKYFWLALSEEKAIKFENALDQPDLDDPTVWRTPYYLKYLSLYFSRKNSAFDLVTKYENISLSLKGKQIHEALWVYDLFEESSKEVVDYDIIQAQALFQKSFKNTPFIPKAAENIALIEDEYKVRNTKITDDMVIVNGTMDFQLMLDKFKGKVIYLDIWATWCAPCIVEMRPRYKDPLTEFIKDKDIKVIYFSVDIDPYAEKWKKKVKDLRLNSFNIRFPDYKSSKAFDFLGMSEDVRYYIPRYYIIDKNGKLVNDNAPRPSDGEKLYAELSKYL; translated from the coding sequence ATGCATAAATACACACTCTTTACCCTGATTTTTTTAGTGAACGGCCTTCATGCGCAAAGAAAGTTTGCGATAGAAGGAACTATCAAAGATTATTATGGCTCCAGTTTGACCCTTGAGCTTGTTAATAACGGTTTCGCGATCGGTGGTAACGACCAGAAAGTGCCCGTGACCGAAAAGAACGATCTAGATTATATCAAGGGTGAATTTGAAATGGACGCAGCGGGTTTTGTTGGGTTCTTTCATTACGGAACCTCAAAATACGTGCGATATTGGGTAAGCCCTGAAGGTACAAATGGCCTCAATATCGATTGGGAGAACCCAAGAGTCGACCCTACTTTTTATGGGGTGACCAAAAACGAAAACACCCTGCTTCAAAAACTCGATTTAGGAAGAGAAAAGTACCAAAAGCCTAAAGTCGGTTACTCGCGCACTACGATTAAAAATTTACGAGAATCGGAAATGACTCTTCTAAAAGAAGCCTTTTCACTTGGAAACCTGTCAAGTGAGTTCTTCAATGTCATGAAAGCCGACATTAAGTACTTTTGGTTGGCACTTTCAGAAGAGAAGGCGATTAAATTCGAAAATGCTCTTGATCAACCTGATTTGGATGACCCAACAGTATGGCGAACTCCTTATTACCTGAAATATCTGTCACTTTACTTTTCTAGGAAGAATAGCGCTTTTGACTTGGTCACTAAGTACGAGAACATAAGCCTATCCCTTAAGGGCAAACAAATTCACGAGGCATTGTGGGTTTATGATCTATTCGAAGAATCATCAAAAGAAGTAGTCGATTATGATATCATACAGGCGCAAGCATTATTCCAAAAATCATTTAAGAACACACCATTTATACCTAAAGCGGCAGAAAACATTGCCTTAATTGAGGACGAGTACAAGGTAAGGAACACCAAGATCACCGATGATATGGTGATTGTAAATGGTACGATGGATTTTCAGTTAATGCTGGATAAATTCAAGGGGAAGGTCATTTACTTAGATATTTGGGCGACTTGGTGTGCGCCTTGCATTGTTGAGATGAGACCTAGGTATAAAGACCCTCTGACGGAATTTATAAAGGACAAAGACATTAAAGTCATTTACTTTTCAGTGGATATTGACCCTTATGCGGAAAAGTGGAAGAAAAAAGTGAAAGACCTTCGGCTTAACTCATTTAATATTCGTTTTCCAGATTATAAATCTTCCAAAGCCTTCGATTTCCTTGGCATGTCAGAAGATGTCAGGTACTATATCCCCAGATATTATATCATTGATAAAAATGGAAAACTTGTCAATGATAATGCGCCACGGCCGAGTGATGGCGAAAAGCTATATGCAGAATTATCTAAGTACCTCTAA
- a CDS encoding PorP/SprF family type IX secretion system membrane protein, whose translation MKRFLPLIICLSFGIHSELKAQDPQFSQFYASPLYLNPALTGSTDRARVGVNYRNQWPSLTHSFTTMSAYLDVFSKAAESGIGVIVTEHRESFLDFKSSEIGLLYSYKLQISNDLIMRTGMQLSYFNKNLNFEELIFGNQIDIDNGQVIGPSGEAFDRGANVDFLSASAGTLIYSSNTWIGFSVHHVNRPNQSFVGQESRLARKYSIHAGHKIMFAKGRRLRTVSYQFQERSATFAVNYKAQGGFNQLDVGAQLYFQPLLVGVWYRGIPVQSVNFVSKNESIIALFGLELNQDLAFGYSYDFTVSQLAGATGGAHEFSLTLSFGKIVKRTRRDTILPCFKY comes from the coding sequence ATGAAGAGATTTTTACCTTTGATCATATGCTTAAGCTTTGGAATTCACTCAGAATTGAAAGCTCAAGACCCACAATTCTCCCAGTTTTACGCATCGCCCCTTTACTTGAATCCAGCTTTGACTGGCTCTACCGATCGCGCACGAGTTGGGGTAAATTATCGAAACCAATGGCCATCGCTTACCCACTCTTTCACCACTATGTCGGCGTATCTAGACGTGTTTTCTAAAGCCGCGGAAAGTGGAATTGGGGTAATTGTGACCGAACACAGAGAAAGCTTTTTGGATTTTAAGTCCAGTGAAATCGGATTACTCTATTCTTATAAGCTGCAAATATCCAATGACCTGATTATGAGAACAGGTATGCAGCTTTCATATTTCAACAAGAATTTAAACTTCGAAGAACTCATTTTTGGAAACCAGATTGACATTGATAATGGCCAGGTGATAGGGCCGAGCGGAGAAGCCTTTGACCGAGGTGCCAATGTCGATTTTTTAAGTGCTTCGGCCGGTACGCTTATCTATTCTAGCAATACATGGATTGGCTTCTCCGTTCACCATGTCAATCGGCCTAACCAGAGTTTTGTAGGTCAGGAAAGTCGTTTAGCCAGGAAATACTCGATCCATGCAGGTCATAAAATAATGTTTGCAAAAGGAAGGCGTTTGCGTACCGTGTCATATCAGTTTCAGGAAAGATCGGCCACTTTTGCCGTTAACTATAAAGCCCAGGGAGGTTTTAATCAACTTGATGTAGGAGCACAATTGTATTTCCAGCCACTACTAGTCGGCGTTTGGTATAGAGGCATCCCCGTTCAAAGTGTAAATTTCGTTTCTAAAAACGAGTCTATTATTGCTTTGTTTGGACTAGAACTAAACCAAGATTTAGCCTTTGGTTATAGTTATGACTTTACTGTTTCTCAGCTGGCAGGAGCTACTGGTGGAGCACATGAATTCTCCCTGACCCTTTCTTTTGGCAAAATTGTTAAGCGAACACGCCGCGATACAATCCTTCCATGCTTTAAGTACTAA
- a CDS encoding PKD domain-containing protein: protein MLFTPSKGCYLRIILLFTSFFLMGKSGYSRVSDEEAGPVISSVNINSCVGSITISVTSGALPYSYEWKDNAGNVLPFTSFIASGLAAGNYTVEVTDNNGDSTGPATYTVTNPPDLVGTVVVNDVSCRGDSDAQVVVTMGNGNPGYDWELFNGSGASVGTGSIAFPNQVITLTGLGVGNYTLSTEDQDGCTGDITFTITEPANFLGYSIGSSTDATCFNSTDGSISATGTGGWGSYTYRWIRVSDGSVIGSSATITGLAPGDYQLEIIDRGGTGCTINTPVLTIGSPDEIIPTATISDALCNGNADGSIDLSVTGGVAPYTYSWSNGATTQDLSGLTAGSYTVTITDNSGCTDVETFTVSEPTVLTINPVITDVDCFGDNSGRIRSNVSGGTGPYTYAWSTGNTGRNLNNRVAGTYSLTVTDANGCIATATGLTITQPTMALSKLSDVLTDPACFGNSDGSISLTMQGGTAPYSYAWSNGDNTATANSLPAGIHSVTVTDAAGCTYTESFTLNNPIRIAVAPSLTLPTCNGGADGSISVVASNGTGPYTYNWNTGDSGSTITGLVAGTYSVTVTDAGGCSVVESIVLGEPAVLSGNAVINNISCNGSNDGSIFLSVTGGTGAYTYAWSTGATGSSVSGLTAGGYSVTITDASGCSIVENYTIIDPAPIGLTFTKDDVVCKGASTGNIDITPSGGTAPYSYLWSNGSTTQDLANVMAGTYTVTVKDASNCSVILNVTIDEPALVLNLSGTKTDVTCNGSTNGSIDLSVTGGMGPYTYAWNTGATTEDVTGLAPGNYSVSVTDANGCIKALGFTIAEPAPLLASAAPTNISCFGAGDGEITLTVSGGTGPYTYSWADDGSILTKDRSGLAQGNYTVTVTDANGCQNVESVTIIEPLQLASTDVVSNVNCFGESTGAINISVSGGVSPYSFLWSNGALTEDLSGVTAGNYSVVITDANGCTLNDSFTITQPSSPLTKTEAVQQITCNGAADGIINLTVSGGAGPYTFNWSNGSTAEDLSGLTAGSYTVVITDNNGCTITDTYAITDPPVLTLTSSATDVSCFSAGDGAIDITPVGGEGPYTFAWSNGATTEDLSGLGPGNYTINITDSRGCSTNQSFVINEPSQLGLIYSTNNVSCFGSADGDIDITVSGGTAPYTYAWSNSSTGEDLNSLVAGDYTVIVTDANGCTINETITVTEPSAPLSNTATVIDISCFGGSDGSIALNPVGGTAPYTYSWNTGSTNKDIFGLSDGSYQVTITDANGCQIVENYTISMPTALLVSGSQTNVLCNGNAMGTVDLVVSGGTAPYTYSWSNGETTEDISSISAGTYNVTVTDSRGCAINRNFTITEPLALNVTSNIVDVACFGDADGSIDVSVSGGIGPYTYAWSNGETTQDLFNISGGTYTLTITDGNACQETFTYTVQEPSAPLSVSGVVVDETCFGDNQGAIQLTVAGGTGPYTYAWNQGATTKDLSGLGRGVYQVTVTDNNGCTIQSDFTITGPNAITVIEAITDVSCNGQADGAIDLQLSGGTGPYTYLWSDGALTEDRTNLTPGNYSVTITDNNGCATVGNYTVTEPAALTIGHSITDVSCFGESNGAIVVNVSGGTLPYSYAWNNGETTKDLSALSGGSYELTVTDNNGCIITETFVVDEPVALNATATITDETCFGDNQGAIALNVTGGTGPYTYSWNQGSTSKDIFGLSQGTYQVTITDAQGCSIQSDFAVSGPAALTMSSTVDVVSCFGADDGAIDLTIAGGTGPYNFAWSNGESTEDISNLAPATYAVVVTDANGCSTTENFTITEPLPLAINYQANDVSCFGADDGSIELTVTGGTLPYTYSWGNGESTKDLSNLSGGDYEITVRDARGCLLSTNITIGAPTAALSATATTTNALCFGQPDGKIELNVVGGTAPYNYTWSNGSNQKDLINAFAGTYGLTITDASGCVFTQTYEIEEPAELAIDFDATSTSCFGDSDGSVLVTPSGGIGPYSYIWSNGSTSKDLINIGGGTYNLTIIDANNCSITRSVVVGDSRDLTVEIQKRDVLCRGESSGFISLDVTGGSGSYTYTWSTGDAERQLNDLAAGVYEVVISDAGGCSTTASVVISEPAEALTVALTDFEDLRCFGDESALIRAIPSGGIAPYTYLWSNGARTNQITGLGAGEYSVVVTDANGCAVQSSVNLAQPVAPITISTSGKLNLSCQSDDDGEINIDVTGGTGPYEILWSTGSNETSISNLSAGDYTVRVRDAMDCVVERVFTVSEPELLSLEDAIVNESQCYDDRNGAIELNLKGGTGPFTYQWSTGATTKNLIGISSGEYSVLVTDANGCQVEGNYTLAEPALFRLSSEVSPISCIGSNDASISLNIEGGVGRSTILWNTGASTETLTNLGPGSYNVLVEDKNGCTIQRTFNIFDPLPLTLDAYIEDATRCNDPRSGRVNVIVSGGNEPYQYRWSNGSTESTLIDVLPGTYVVEVTDRFNCTVQGTYTVLQPEPLQVGFSTEPYIDCNNRVAGVLVTANVKGGVGNYQYNWSRGNSVNSELLVTEPGRLTIEILDDRSCFQQKSIDIDVPELGLADFEYNAESIDLTGELASNDPVSFFDLSIGEVVDWKWEFGDGFDSDEVDPIHTYDAPGTYIVTLTITDRTGCQTVKTTTLEITEGYRIMLPNAFTPNGDGNNDFFRPRMLGLTSVRFIVYNTWGEVIFSTDDLETKGWDGMIKGKRAENGNYIYKLIGKSFNGLKVEREGIFALMK from the coding sequence ATGTTATTCACACCTAGCAAAGGGTGTTACCTTAGAATAATTCTATTGTTTACATCCTTTTTCTTGATGGGGAAATCGGGCTATTCCCGTGTTTCCGATGAGGAGGCCGGTCCGGTGATTTCATCAGTGAATATCAACAGTTGTGTAGGTTCTATTACCATCAGTGTTACCTCTGGCGCCCTCCCTTATAGCTATGAATGGAAAGACAATGCAGGCAACGTTTTGCCCTTCACTTCTTTTATTGCTAGTGGATTAGCGGCGGGAAACTATACCGTAGAAGTAACGGATAATAATGGAGATTCTACTGGCCCAGCTACCTATACCGTAACTAACCCACCCGATTTAGTCGGTACAGTGGTGGTTAATGACGTGTCTTGTAGAGGTGACTCAGATGCACAAGTGGTAGTGACGATGGGCAATGGTAACCCTGGGTATGACTGGGAACTATTTAATGGCTCAGGAGCTTCCGTTGGCACTGGATCTATCGCTTTTCCTAATCAAGTAATTACGCTTACAGGTTTGGGAGTAGGGAACTACACGCTATCTACAGAAGATCAGGATGGCTGTACCGGAGATATAACTTTTACCATCACAGAGCCAGCTAACTTCTTGGGCTACTCTATAGGCTCTTCGACCGATGCTACATGTTTTAATTCAACCGACGGGTCAATTTCTGCTACAGGAACAGGAGGTTGGGGTAGTTATACCTATCGGTGGATTCGCGTATCAGATGGTTCTGTGATTGGTTCTTCCGCAACAATCACCGGTTTGGCACCAGGGGATTATCAATTAGAAATTATCGATAGAGGTGGTACAGGTTGTACAATCAACACACCAGTGTTAACAATAGGATCGCCGGACGAAATTATACCAACAGCCACTATTTCAGATGCACTTTGTAATGGGAATGCCGATGGGTCAATTGACTTGTCAGTAACAGGCGGCGTTGCACCTTATACTTATTCATGGTCTAATGGCGCAACAACTCAAGACCTTTCTGGGCTTACAGCAGGGTCATATACGGTGACGATTACCGATAACTCTGGCTGTACAGATGTGGAGACTTTTACCGTATCTGAGCCGACGGTTTTAACCATCAACCCAGTAATCACCGATGTAGACTGTTTTGGAGATAATTCAGGGCGAATTAGAAGTAACGTCAGTGGTGGTACGGGGCCTTATACTTACGCTTGGTCTACAGGAAATACTGGAAGAAACTTGAATAACCGTGTAGCAGGCACTTATTCATTGACAGTTACCGACGCCAACGGCTGTATAGCAACCGCAACTGGGCTTACCATAACTCAACCTACTATGGCGTTATCAAAATTGTCAGATGTACTAACAGACCCGGCTTGTTTTGGTAATAGCGATGGATCCATTAGTTTGACCATGCAGGGTGGTACAGCACCCTATTCTTATGCCTGGTCAAATGGAGACAATACGGCTACGGCCAACAGCTTGCCTGCCGGAATCCATAGCGTAACGGTAACCGATGCGGCTGGTTGTACCTATACGGAAAGTTTTACGCTGAATAACCCTATTCGGATTGCTGTTGCGCCATCTCTGACCCTTCCCACCTGTAACGGAGGAGCTGATGGGTCAATTTCGGTAGTTGCTTCCAACGGAACTGGGCCTTACACCTACAATTGGAATACAGGAGATTCAGGATCGACAATAACTGGTTTAGTAGCAGGGACCTATTCGGTAACTGTTACCGATGCTGGTGGTTGTTCGGTGGTTGAAAGTATTGTTTTGGGCGAACCAGCGGTGCTTTCAGGAAATGCCGTCATCAATAACATATCATGTAATGGGTCAAATGACGGTAGTATTTTCCTTTCCGTGACGGGAGGTACTGGTGCCTATACCTATGCATGGAGTACTGGGGCTACAGGGAGTAGTGTTTCTGGTTTAACCGCCGGTGGTTATTCGGTCACTATCACAGATGCCAGTGGTTGTAGCATTGTTGAGAATTATACGATAATTGATCCTGCACCAATAGGATTGACCTTTACCAAGGATGATGTTGTGTGTAAAGGTGCTTCAACTGGAAATATTGATATCACACCATCAGGAGGTACAGCACCCTATTCTTATCTCTGGTCAAACGGAAGCACTACGCAAGACTTAGCGAATGTAATGGCGGGAACTTATACCGTTACGGTGAAAGACGCCTCCAATTGCTCAGTAATCCTCAATGTTACCATTGATGAACCTGCTTTAGTGTTAAATCTAAGTGGAACCAAAACAGATGTTACTTGCAATGGATCGACAAACGGATCAATTGACCTGTCAGTGACTGGCGGAATGGGGCCTTATACTTATGCTTGGAATACTGGCGCTACCACAGAAGATGTCACAGGGTTAGCGCCGGGAAACTATTCTGTATCAGTTACCGATGCGAACGGCTGTATCAAAGCACTTGGTTTTACGATTGCCGAACCAGCACCACTTTTGGCTTCTGCTGCCCCTACCAATATTAGCTGTTTTGGAGCGGGAGATGGAGAAATAACCCTCACCGTATCTGGTGGTACCGGGCCATATACCTATAGTTGGGCCGATGATGGCAGTATTCTCACGAAAGATAGAAGTGGCCTCGCACAAGGCAACTATACCGTGACGGTGACCGATGCGAATGGTTGTCAAAATGTTGAAAGTGTTACGATTATAGAACCGTTACAATTAGCGTCGACGGATGTCGTATCCAACGTTAATTGTTTTGGTGAAAGTACGGGGGCAATTAATATCTCTGTCTCTGGGGGTGTTTCCCCGTACTCATTTTTATGGTCAAACGGGGCACTTACCGAAGATTTGAGCGGAGTAACCGCAGGTAATTATAGTGTGGTCATTACCGATGCCAATGGTTGTACCTTAAATGATTCTTTCACCATTACACAACCCTCTTCACCTTTAACCAAAACCGAAGCAGTACAACAGATTACTTGTAATGGGGCTGCAGATGGAATTATTAACCTAACCGTTTCAGGAGGAGCTGGTCCGTATACTTTTAACTGGTCCAATGGAAGTACAGCAGAAGATTTAAGTGGTTTAACAGCGGGTAGTTACACCGTGGTAATCACAGATAATAATGGCTGTACCATTACAGATACTTATGCCATTACGGATCCTCCCGTTTTGACCCTGACGAGTTCAGCAACGGATGTTAGTTGTTTTAGTGCAGGTGATGGAGCAATTGATATCACACCTGTAGGTGGCGAAGGTCCATACACATTCGCTTGGTCTAATGGAGCTACTACCGAAGATTTATCAGGGTTGGGCCCAGGAAATTATACGATCAACATTACAGACAGTCGTGGGTGCTCTACGAATCAGAGTTTCGTGATCAACGAACCTTCACAACTTGGCTTGATTTATTCGACAAACAACGTGAGCTGTTTTGGGTCAGCGGATGGCGACATAGACATCACGGTAAGTGGAGGGACAGCACCATACACTTATGCTTGGTCCAATAGTAGCACAGGAGAAGATTTGAATAGTCTAGTTGCTGGTGATTATACCGTTATTGTCACCGATGCAAATGGCTGTACGATCAACGAAACCATCACTGTAACCGAACCAAGCGCACCGCTTAGCAATACGGCAACCGTGATCGATATCAGCTGTTTTGGAGGTAGCGACGGGTCGATCGCCTTGAATCCAGTCGGTGGGACAGCGCCATATACTTACAGTTGGAACACGGGATCTACTAACAAAGACATTTTTGGACTGAGTGATGGCAGTTATCAGGTCACAATTACAGATGCAAACGGCTGCCAAATTGTCGAAAACTACACGATCAGCATGCCGACAGCACTTCTAGTTAGTGGTAGCCAAACAAATGTCTTGTGTAATGGCAACGCTATGGGCACGGTAGATCTTGTGGTCTCTGGGGGAACAGCACCTTATACCTATTCATGGTCAAATGGTGAGACAACGGAAGACATTTCTAGCATTTCAGCAGGAACTTATAACGTTACGGTGACGGACTCGAGAGGCTGTGCCATCAATCGTAATTTTACAATTACAGAACCATTGGCGCTAAATGTTACTAGTAATATCGTTGATGTTGCCTGTTTTGGTGATGCTGATGGAAGTATCGATGTTTCTGTTTCAGGAGGTATAGGTCCTTATACTTATGCGTGGTCCAACGGCGAAACTACCCAAGACCTTTTCAATATTTCAGGCGGTACATATACCCTCACTATAACTGATGGAAATGCATGCCAAGAAACTTTTACCTATACCGTTCAGGAACCATCCGCTCCGCTATCGGTATCTGGAGTGGTGGTCGATGAAACGTGTTTTGGCGATAATCAAGGAGCCATTCAGCTAACCGTTGCTGGTGGTACGGGGCCTTATACCTATGCATGGAACCAAGGCGCTACTACTAAAGACTTGAGTGGCTTGGGCCGAGGAGTTTATCAAGTCACAGTCACAGATAATAATGGATGTACCATTCAAAGTGACTTTACAATAACTGGACCCAACGCCATTACGGTAATTGAAGCTATCACTGATGTTTCCTGTAATGGACAAGCAGATGGCGCCATTGATTTACAGCTTTCTGGAGGAACCGGCCCCTATACATATTTGTGGTCCGACGGCGCTTTAACGGAAGATAGAACTAATCTCACACCGGGAAATTATAGTGTGACCATTACAGATAACAATGGCTGCGCAACGGTGGGTAACTACACAGTGACGGAACCTGCAGCTTTGACTATTGGCCATTCGATTACCGATGTCAGTTGTTTTGGAGAGAGTAATGGTGCTATCGTTGTCAATGTTTCTGGCGGTACATTGCCTTATAGCTATGCATGGAATAACGGAGAAACAACAAAAGACTTAAGTGCCCTTTCTGGAGGTTCTTATGAACTTACTGTGACTGATAACAATGGCTGTATCATCACAGAAACCTTTGTAGTTGATGAACCAGTTGCATTAAATGCTACAGCTACCATCACCGATGAAACCTGTTTTGGGGATAACCAAGGGGCAATTGCTCTCAATGTCACCGGCGGGACTGGACCATATACCTACTCGTGGAACCAAGGGTCTACATCGAAGGATATCTTTGGGCTCAGTCAGGGAACTTATCAAGTGACGATCACCGATGCGCAAGGCTGTAGCATACAATCAGACTTTGCAGTATCCGGCCCTGCTGCACTTACCATGTCCAGTACGGTCGATGTAGTGAGTTGTTTTGGAGCCGATGACGGAGCTATTGATTTGACCATAGCAGGTGGAACTGGTCCATACAACTTTGCTTGGAGTAATGGTGAGTCCACGGAAGACATTTCGAATTTAGCGCCAGCAACCTATGCTGTTGTAGTAACAGACGCCAACGGCTGTTCTACCACCGAAAACTTTACCATTACAGAGCCATTACCACTAGCCATTAACTATCAGGCCAATGATGTGAGTTGTTTTGGAGCGGACGACGGAAGCATTGAGTTGACCGTAACAGGCGGAACACTGCCTTACACCTACAGCTGGGGAAATGGAGAGTCAACAAAAGACTTATCAAACCTCTCAGGAGGTGATTATGAAATCACGGTTCGTGATGCTAGGGGCTGCTTGTTGAGCACCAATATTACTATTGGTGCTCCAACAGCAGCATTATCAGCTACGGCCACTACCACAAATGCCCTTTGTTTCGGGCAACCCGACGGTAAAATAGAACTCAATGTAGTGGGTGGTACAGCACCCTATAATTATACTTGGAGCAATGGGTCCAATCAGAAAGACTTAATCAACGCCTTTGCTGGAACCTATGGGCTTACTATTACCGATGCCAGCGGTTGTGTATTTACACAAACCTATGAGATAGAAGAGCCAGCTGAACTAGCAATCGATTTTGACGCAACAAGCACTTCATGTTTTGGCGATTCGGATGGGTCTGTTCTTGTTACTCCAAGTGGAGGAATAGGTCCATATTCATATATATGGTCTAACGGAAGTACCAGTAAAGACCTGATCAATATTGGAGGAGGTACCTATAACCTGACGATCATAGATGCCAATAATTGTAGTATAACCAGGTCCGTAGTCGTGGGTGACTCGCGAGACCTGACCGTAGAAATCCAAAAGCGCGATGTGTTGTGTAGAGGAGAGTCTAGTGGTTTTATATCCCTAGACGTCACGGGGGGTAGTGGCTCCTACACTTATACCTGGAGCACTGGCGACGCCGAGCGTCAATTGAACGACTTGGCCGCTGGTGTATATGAAGTAGTGATTTCAGATGCAGGAGGGTGTTCGACCACTGCCTCAGTGGTGATTTCAGAACCAGCAGAGGCACTAACAGTTGCTTTAACAGATTTCGAAGATTTGCGCTGTTTTGGCGATGAATCTGCCTTGATAAGAGCTATTCCAAGTGGAGGAATTGCTCCTTATACTTACCTATGGAGCAATGGTGCTCGTACTAACCAAATCACAGGCCTAGGTGCAGGTGAGTACTCTGTAGTGGTTACAGATGCCAACGGGTGCGCAGTACAATCAAGTGTAAACTTAGCACAGCCAGTAGCCCCCATTACCATCAGCACCAGTGGAAAGCTCAACCTTTCCTGTCAATCGGACGATGATGGAGAAATAAACATCGATGTCACAGGCGGAACAGGGCCATATGAGATTCTGTGGAGTACAGGCTCCAATGAAACCTCCATTTCCAATTTGAGTGCAGGCGATTATACAGTTCGGGTTCGCGATGCTATGGATTGTGTGGTAGAACGGGTTTTTACTGTCTCAGAACCAGAACTCTTAAGCCTTGAAGATGCCATTGTAAACGAGAGCCAATGCTATGACGATCGTAATGGCGCCATCGAACTCAATTTAAAGGGAGGAACAGGTCCGTTTACCTACCAATGGAGTACTGGTGCGACGACCAAAAACCTAATTGGTATTAGCTCAGGGGAATATTCCGTGTTAGTTACGGATGCCAATGGTTGTCAAGTGGAGGGTAACTATACGCTAGCCGAGCCAGCACTCTTCCGCTTGAGTTCGGAAGTATCTCCAATAAGCTGTATTGGGTCTAATGATGCATCAATATCACTTAATATCGAAGGTGGAGTCGGTAGATCTACGATTCTTTGGAATACAGGAGCATCTACAGAAACGCTCACCAATTTAGGCCCCGGAAGCTATAACGTATTGGTGGAAGATAAGAATGGCTGTACCATACAGCGCACCTTCAATATCTTCGACCCACTACCACTTACGCTGGATGCTTATATCGAAGACGCCACCCGTTGCAATGATCCGCGAAGTGGCCGAGTAAATGTGATTGTTTCAGGTGGAAACGAGCCTTATCAATACCGATGGAGCAATGGTTCTACAGAATCTACACTTATTGATGTATTGCCAGGCACATATGTAGTAGAAGTTACCGATCGCTTTAATTGTACAGTGCAGGGGACCTACACCGTGCTGCAACCGGAACCCTTGCAAGTTGGATTTAGTACAGAGCCATACATTGATTGTAACAACCGTGTAGCTGGAGTTTTGGTAACAGCCAATGTTAAAGGTGGAGTGGGAAATTACCAATACAATTGGTCTAGAGGTAATAGTGTCAATTCAGAATTATTGGTAACAGAACCAGGCCGATTGACCATAGAAATATTGGATGACAGAAGTTGTTTTCAGCAGAAATCTATTGATATCGATGTGCCTGAACTTGGCTTAGCGGACTTTGAATACAATGCCGAATCCATAGACCTAACCGGCGAGTTAGCCTCTAACGATCCTGTGAGCTTTTTCGACCTATCGATCGGAGAAGTAGTGGATTGGAAATGGGAATTTGGCGATGGTTTTGATTCTGATGAAGTAGATCCGATTCATACCTATGACGCTCCCGGAACGTACATTGTCACCCTTACCATTACGGATCGCACGGGCTGCCAGACGGTGAAAACCACTACCCTAGAAATTACAGAGGGCTATCGGATCATGTTGCCAAACGCTTTTACACCAAACGGAGATGGTAACAATGACTTTTTCAGGCCCAGAATGCTTGGTCTTACCAGTGTAAGGTTCATCGTCTACAATACCTGGGGTGAAGTAATCTTCAGTACCGATGACCTAGAAACCAAAGGCTGGGATGGAATGATTAAAGGCAAGCGTGCCGAAAACGGTAATTACATCTATAAGCTGATTGGAAAAAGCTTTAACGGTTTGAAAGTAGAACGCGAAGGCATCTTTGCCCTAATGAAATAG